In Cheilinus undulatus linkage group 16, ASM1832078v1, whole genome shotgun sequence, one DNA window encodes the following:
- the LOC121523781 gene encoding zinc finger protein 37-like — translation MSTRKNLKNVTEAEPEFVTVDTLKEMLDQQKTFYEEVLKRQEASFRCFTQMILDSTNNRIDGIMREIQDLSNSLQYSRKDIEEIKEANDGDKKAFKDLEQLIKQLDSTPNQSDRLLERLDYLESQSRRNNIIIDGISSDHAEETWAETESKVRELLTTKLKLEANSIHIEQAHRRGKFREEAEKPRSIVVKLLSFKEKTLIMEKARAHLKNTSVHINEDFSEKLRKKRAELLPAMKEARAKVFPVGVQQLSVNKEVVFPKQQEENSSLNQEMSKHLKINNEPDDPWHNQAREQIHGLEEDDMKLTFVSVPVKREDDEEKPQSSQFYQEQTKQLESGADGQGCEDTDRDLQQQSEVNTDESSDPETDDSADWREMTEDQSDCNSVDKSRKGRATTKNRLHNCSECGKGFSYQVDLTRHMVVHTKEKPFSCSVCGQRFTQKGSMTSHMRIHTGEKPFVCSVCGKRFNSKLALTTHMVVHTREKPFSCSVCGQRFTQKGSVTTHMRIHTGEKPFGCSVCGQRFNKKGDLTRHLRTHERIKPFVCSHCGKEFHNKMNLMRHVIEHT, via the exons ATGTCCACACGTAAAAACCTAAAGAATGTCACAGAAGCTGAACCAGAGTTTGTGACTGTAGACACACTAAAAGAGATGTTGGATCAGCAAAAGACTTTTTATGAGGAGGTACTGAAAAGACAAGAAGCTTCATTCCGGTGCTTCACACAAATGATATTGGATTCAACCAACAACAGAATTGAtggaataatgagagagatccaGGACTTGAGTAACAGTCTGCAATACTCTCGGAAGGATATTGAGGAAATTAAAGAAGCAAATGATGGGGATAAAAAGGCTTTTAAGGACCTAGAACAATTGATCAAACAACTTGATTCAACTCCTAATCAATCTGACCGTCTTTTGGAGCGTCTGGACTACCTGGAGAGCCAAAGCAGAAGGAACAACATTATCATCGATGGAATTTCTTCAGATCATGCAGAGGAGACATGGGCAGAAACAGAGAGCAAGGTGCGTGAACTGTTAACCACCAAGTTGAAACTGGAGGCAAATTCCATTCACATCGAACAAGCCCATAGAAGAGGAAAATTCAGAGAGGAGGCTGAAAAACCCAGAAGCATTGTTGTGAAGTTACTGAGTTTTAAGGAAAAGACACTCATCATGGAGAAGGCCAGAGCACACCTGAAAAACACCTCTGTGCACATAAATGAGGACTTCTCTGAAAAGCTAAGGAAAAAGAGAGCTGAGCTCCTGCCTGCAATGAAAGAAGCTAGAGCAAAAG tttttcctgtGGGGGTCCAGCAGCTGTCAGTGAATAAAGAAGTTGTTTTCCCCAAGCAGCAGGAGGAGAACTCCAGTTTGAACCAGGAGATGAGCAAGCATCTAAAAATTAATAATGAACCTGATGACCCATGGCACAATCAAGCAAGAGAGCAAATTCATGGGCTAGAGGAGGATGATATGAAGCTGACTTTTGTTTCTGTCCCTGTGAAGAgagaagatgatgaagagaaacctcagTCCTCACAGTTTTATCAAGAACAAACTAAACAGTTAGAATCAGGAGCTGATGGACAGGGCTGTGAAGATACAGATAGAGATTTACAACAACAGTCTGAGGTCAACACCGATGAATCTTCTGAtcctgagactgatgacagcgCTGATTGGAGGGAGATGACAGAAGACCAGTCAGACTGTAATTCAGTGGACAAAAGCAGAAAAGGGAGAGCAACAACTAAAAATAGGTTGCATAACTGCTCAGAGTGTGGAAAAGGATTTAGTTATCAAGTAGATTTGACTAGACACATGGTAGTTCATACCAAagaaaaacccttcagctgctctgtgtgtggtcAGAGATTTACACAAAAGGGAAGCATGACCTcacacatgagaattcacacaggagagaaaccatttgtTTGCTCTGTGTGTGGCAAAAGATTTAACAGTAAACTGGCTTTGACCACACACATGGTAGTTCATACCAGagaaaaacccttcagctgctctgtatGTGGTCAGAGATTCACACAAAAGGGAAGCGTGACCAcacacatgagaattcacacaggagagaaaccatttggTTGCTCTGTGTGTGGGCAGAGATTTAACAAAAAAGGAGATTTAACTCGTCACCTGAGAACTCACGAAAGAATAAAACCTTTtgtctgctctcactgtggcaAAGAGTTTCACAACAAAATGAATTTGATGAGACACGTGATAGAGCATACCTGA